From one Myxococcota bacterium genomic stretch:
- a CDS encoding ABC transporter ATP-binding protein, with translation MTTTPCGGESPPAVQAVDVAMVYGRGPSAVTALHGLCLRVPRGQFVIVRGKSGSGKTTLLQLLSGLRRPTAGRIRVGGVELQGLSEADSARFRRRHIGLVYQFFNLVPTLSVEHNIALPLLMDGQHIRALRSRVEALAARLGIAGFGARDTTQLSGGQMQRVAIARAIIAEPVIVLADEPTGNLDHETGRAVLRLFRELCDERGTTLLMMTHDAEAAAWADRVIALRDGAIQEDSGGESLAAAS, from the coding sequence ATGACCACCACTCCGTGCGGAGGCGAGTCACCGCCGGCCGTCCAAGCCGTGGACGTTGCCATGGTCTACGGCCGCGGGCCGTCGGCGGTGACTGCGCTGCACGGGCTCTGCCTGCGCGTGCCGCGCGGGCAGTTCGTGATCGTGCGCGGCAAGAGCGGGAGCGGAAAGACCACGCTCCTGCAGCTGCTGTCGGGCCTGCGCCGGCCGACCGCGGGGCGCATCCGGGTGGGCGGCGTCGAGCTGCAGGGACTCAGCGAGGCCGACTCCGCGCGTTTCCGCCGCCGGCACATCGGCCTCGTGTACCAGTTCTTCAATCTCGTGCCCACGCTCTCGGTCGAGCACAACATCGCGCTGCCGCTGCTCATGGACGGGCAGCACATCCGCGCGCTGCGCAGCCGCGTCGAGGCGCTGGCGGCACGGCTGGGAATCGCCGGCTTCGGCGCGCGCGACACCACGCAGCTCTCGGGCGGGCAGATGCAGCGGGTCGCGATCGCGCGCGCGATCATCGCCGAGCCGGTGATCGTGCTGGCCGACGAGCCCACCGGCAACCTCGACCACGAGACCGGCCGGGCCGTGCTGCGGCTGTTCCGCGAGCTGTGCGACGAGCGCGGGACGACGCTCTTGATGATGACCCACGACGCCGAGGCCGCGGCCTGGGCCGACCGGGTGATCGCCTTGCGCGACGGCGCAATCCAGGAGGACAGCGGCGGCGAGTCACTCGCCGCTGCGAGCTAG
- a CDS encoding FtsX-like permease family protein, with protein sequence MIARNARWPLGALLGWNAALGENRVFAAVTVLSIAASVALATGLELSSRAVQRLADHTAESLAGAAQLELVAGRVGMPEALVDQVRTLPGVASASPLVEAALELEALRAPLWVLGVDLLEERPPRALDLRARGIEVPDPLKLLARADAVLISERVAAKTGIGFDQSLAVRTPRGASALHVEGLLADRGLARAFGGQVAVMDLYALQALVGREGFVDRIDVVPRAGADLSSLQSEIERRVGGQATVRRTGLRLSSVDQAVAALRAVLLAVASIGAVVAGLLCYAAMSSAVERRLHEFAVLRSTGFSARDVARFIALDSLAFSALGTGLGFAAGCVLARVFMPTVAQVSEFFGRGSPPESEVSVSLATVGLALATGVFTTLCGAIGPARLATRRWLLEEARREPGEPTVRAGALRRAALPLAGAVALAGCAVTPGLSAQLRLLLELALGAALAASAVTPALAGVARARAALGRLIPGVGHLIGTGLAARPRGTALAVAAICALVGFEAAMINLAASFRETLSTIARSRYPDATLVSSVPPWDAVVNPGVLPDVVETIRHTPGVTDLAEAIAASVLVRGEEVTVFGYHTRVAFAHRAPAERARYRAAFEALARGELAVSYAFARHFALGTGDTLELHTPRGLARFRIGGELPGMDGPSGLIFADLDTFDRWFPRVADDSLRLWTAGDPEPVIAAIRAATRERQSLFFTSSTDLQAGAEAFAHRYDALLFGVAALSLVLGGVAIANLLLGVVTARRRELVLLRTAGAAPNQLAALVLGDALLIAAGSLAAGFALGLLASGPMLEVMGDQFGLIAESHLDLPRWSALAALVLGSVLLSALYPALLARRTQTLEVSSFG encoded by the coding sequence GTGATCGCCCGCAATGCGCGCTGGCCGCTCGGGGCGCTGCTCGGCTGGAACGCCGCGCTGGGCGAGAACCGGGTGTTCGCGGCGGTCACCGTGCTGTCGATCGCCGCCAGCGTGGCGCTCGCGACCGGCCTCGAGCTGAGCTCGCGCGCCGTGCAGAGACTCGCCGACCACACCGCCGAGTCACTCGCCGGCGCGGCGCAGCTCGAGCTCGTGGCGGGGCGCGTCGGCATGCCCGAGGCACTGGTCGACCAGGTGCGCACGCTGCCCGGCGTCGCCTCGGCTTCGCCGCTCGTCGAAGCGGCGCTCGAGCTCGAGGCGCTGCGCGCGCCGCTCTGGGTGCTGGGCGTCGACCTGCTCGAGGAGCGCCCGCCGCGCGCGCTCGATCTGCGCGCGCGCGGCATCGAGGTGCCCGACCCGTTGAAGCTCCTGGCGCGCGCGGACGCAGTGCTGATCTCGGAGCGCGTCGCCGCGAAGACGGGCATCGGCTTCGACCAGTCACTGGCCGTGCGCACGCCGCGCGGCGCGAGCGCGCTGCACGTGGAGGGCCTGCTCGCCGACCGCGGCCTCGCGCGCGCCTTCGGCGGCCAGGTCGCGGTGATGGACCTGTACGCGCTGCAGGCGCTGGTGGGCCGCGAGGGCTTCGTGGACCGGATCGACGTCGTGCCCAGAGCGGGCGCCGACCTCTCGTCGCTGCAGAGCGAGATCGAGCGGCGCGTCGGCGGCCAGGCGACGGTCCGGCGCACCGGGCTGCGGCTCTCCTCGGTCGACCAGGCGGTCGCCGCGCTGCGCGCCGTGCTGCTCGCCGTGGCCTCGATCGGGGCCGTGGTCGCGGGGCTGCTCTGCTACGCGGCCATGTCGAGCGCGGTCGAGCGCCGGCTGCACGAGTTCGCGGTGCTGCGTTCGACCGGCTTCTCGGCGCGCGACGTGGCGCGCTTCATCGCGCTCGACTCACTGGCGTTCTCGGCGCTCGGCACGGGGCTCGGCTTCGCTGCCGGCTGTGTGCTCGCGCGCGTGTTCATGCCGACCGTGGCGCAGGTCTCGGAGTTCTTCGGCCGGGGCTCGCCACCCGAGTCCGAAGTGAGCGTGTCGCTCGCCACGGTCGGGCTCGCGCTCGCGACCGGCGTGTTCACGACCCTCTGTGGCGCGATCGGGCCGGCCCGGCTCGCCACCCGGCGCTGGCTGCTCGAGGAGGCGCGCCGGGAGCCCGGGGAGCCGACCGTGCGCGCAGGCGCCCTGCGCCGGGCGGCCCTGCCGCTCGCGGGGGCCGTGGCGCTGGCCGGCTGCGCAGTCACTCCGGGTCTCTCGGCGCAGCTGCGGCTCCTGCTCGAGCTTGCGCTCGGCGCCGCGCTCGCGGCGAGCGCGGTGACTCCGGCGCTCGCGGGCGTGGCGCGGGCGCGCGCCGCGCTCGGCCGTCTCATCCCGGGCGTGGGTCACCTGATCGGCACGGGGCTCGCGGCGCGGCCGCGCGGCACGGCGCTGGCGGTCGCGGCCATCTGCGCGCTGGTGGGTTTCGAGGCCGCCATGATCAACCTGGCCGCCAGCTTCCGCGAGACCCTGTCGACCATCGCGCGCTCGAGATACCCCGACGCCACCCTGGTGAGCTCGGTGCCGCCCTGGGACGCGGTCGTGAATCCGGGGGTCCTGCCCGACGTGGTCGAGACCATCCGGCACACGCCGGGAGTCACCGATCTGGCCGAGGCCATCGCCGCGTCGGTGCTGGTGCGCGGCGAAGAGGTGACCGTGTTCGGTTACCACACGCGGGTCGCGTTCGCGCACCGGGCGCCCGCGGAACGCGCGCGATACCGGGCGGCGTTCGAGGCGCTGGCGCGCGGTGAGCTCGCGGTCTCCTACGCGTTCGCGCGTCACTTCGCGCTCGGCACGGGAGACACGCTCGAGCTCCACACGCCGCGCGGGCTGGCGCGCTTCCGCATCGGCGGCGAGCTGCCGGGCATGGACGGCCCCTCCGGCCTGATCTTTGCCGACCTCGACACCTTCGACCGCTGGTTCCCGCGCGTGGCCGACGACAGCCTGCGCTTGTGGACCGCCGGCGACCCCGAGCCCGTGATCGCGGCCATCCGCGCGGCGACGCGCGAGCGCCAGTCACTCTTCTTCACCTCGAGCACCGACCTGCAGGCCGGCGCCGAGGCGTTCGCCCACCGCTACGACGCGCTGCTGTTCGGCGTGGCCGCGCTGTCGCTCGTGCTGGGCGGCGTGGCGATCGCCAACTTGCTGCTGGGCGTCGTGACGGCGCGCCGGCGCGAGCTGGTGCTCCTCCGCACGGCGGGCGCCGCGCCGAACCAGCTGGCCGCACTGGTGCTCGGCGACGCGCTCTTGATCGCCGCCGGGTCACTCGCCGCAGGCTTCGCGCTCGGGCTGCTCGCGTCGGGGCCCATGCTCGAAGTCATGGGCGACCAGTTCGGCTTGATCGCCGAGTCGCACCTCGACCTGCCGCGCTGGAGCGCGCTCGCGGCGCTGGTGCTCGGCTCGGTGCTCCTGTCGGCGCTCTACCCCGCGCTGCTGGCGCGGCGCACGCAGACGCTCGAGGTGAGCTCGTTCGGGTAG
- the tauD gene encoding taurine dioxygenase: MQKLPIRTLTPTIGAVVEGVDLSKPLAHEEIAEIRAALLAHKVIFFEDQELTPVEQRNFAARFGDLHTHPLYPGVPEAPELFILDNHAGNPTDNDAWHTDVTFIETPPLGAVLYAKLLPPDGGDTIWSNMQAAFEGLSRPFADFLRQLDAVHDFARGFPARGTVAKGAGAERHAKAVEEHPPVVHPVVRTHPETGADGLFVNFGFTEKIVGLRRKESDALLHMLFEHVTKPEYLVRWKWKPNAVAFWDNRVTQHYAVNDYLPQRRVMHRATILGDRPFQRSRRV, from the coding sequence ATGCAGAAGCTCCCGATCCGCACGCTCACCCCCACGATCGGGGCGGTGGTCGAAGGCGTCGACCTGTCGAAGCCGCTCGCGCACGAGGAGATCGCCGAGATCCGCGCTGCGCTGCTCGCGCACAAGGTGATCTTCTTCGAGGACCAGGAGCTCACGCCGGTGGAGCAGCGGAACTTCGCCGCGCGCTTCGGCGACCTGCACACGCACCCGCTCTACCCGGGCGTGCCCGAGGCGCCCGAGCTCTTCATCCTCGACAACCACGCTGGCAACCCGACCGACAACGACGCCTGGCACACCGACGTGACCTTCATCGAGACCCCGCCGCTCGGCGCGGTGCTGTACGCGAAGCTCCTGCCGCCCGACGGCGGTGACACGATCTGGTCGAACATGCAGGCGGCGTTCGAGGGCTTGTCCCGCCCGTTCGCCGACTTCCTGCGCCAGCTCGATGCCGTGCACGACTTCGCGCGCGGCTTCCCGGCGCGCGGCACGGTGGCGAAGGGCGCGGGCGCCGAGAGACACGCCAAGGCCGTGGAGGAGCACCCGCCGGTGGTGCACCCCGTGGTGCGCACGCACCCGGAGACCGGAGCCGACGGCCTGTTCGTGAACTTCGGCTTCACCGAGAAGATCGTGGGGCTGCGCCGCAAAGAGAGCGATGCGCTCTTGCACATGCTGTTCGAGCACGTGACCAAGCCCGAGTATCTCGTGCGCTGGAAGTGGAAGCCGAACGCGGTGGCGTTCTGGGACAACCGAGTCACCCAGCACTACGCCGTGAACGACTACCTGCCGCAGCGGCGCGTGATGCACCGCGCGACCATCCTCGGGGACCGGCCCTTCCAGCGCTCGCGGCGCGTGTAA
- a CDS encoding methylated-DNA--[protein]-cysteine S-methyltransferase, giving the protein MPARSESQTGSGVALFDTPLGRCAVAWTPRGIAAVQLPEGRDTATRARAAARVPGAAESVPPRGVQRVIDEITLLLSGQARALAEVALDLEGVTPFARRVYEAARALPPGATSTYGELAQRIGEPSKARAVGQALGRNPFAVVVPCHRVLGAGGRLGGFSANGGVTAKQRLLVLESAHAPRDAAACEGDGQIAFDARSAVRRLRAADPALARLIDRVGPFELELRRASSVFAMLAEAIVYQQLNGRAAATIYARVCALFPGAHRGFTPQQILRASDAKLRGAGLSRAKTLALRDLARRAAKHELPGLAEARELDDAVLIERLTEVRGIGRWTVEMLLIFRLGRPDVLPVDDFGVRKGYALAFGKRSLPKPRELARLGQRWAPYRTVAAWYLWRAAALQPR; this is encoded by the coding sequence GTGCCTGCCCGCAGTGAGTCGCAGACCGGGTCCGGCGTCGCGCTCTTCGATACTCCGCTCGGCCGCTGCGCGGTCGCGTGGACCCCGCGCGGGATCGCCGCCGTGCAGCTCCCCGAGGGGCGGGACACGGCCACGCGGGCGCGTGCGGCCGCGCGCGTGCCGGGCGCGGCGGAGTCGGTGCCGCCGCGCGGCGTGCAGCGGGTGATCGACGAGATCACCCTGCTCCTCTCGGGCCAGGCCCGCGCGCTGGCCGAGGTCGCGCTCGACCTCGAAGGCGTGACTCCCTTCGCGCGCAGGGTGTACGAGGCGGCGCGCGCGCTGCCGCCCGGTGCCACCAGCACGTACGGCGAGCTCGCGCAGCGCATCGGCGAGCCGAGCAAGGCGCGCGCGGTCGGCCAGGCGCTGGGACGCAACCCCTTCGCGGTGGTCGTGCCCTGTCACCGTGTGCTCGGCGCCGGCGGCCGGCTGGGCGGCTTCTCCGCCAACGGCGGAGTGACCGCGAAGCAGCGTCTGCTCGTGCTCGAGTCTGCCCACGCACCGCGCGACGCGGCGGCCTGCGAGGGCGACGGCCAGATCGCCTTCGACGCTCGCAGCGCCGTGCGCCGGCTGCGCGCCGCCGACCCGGCACTCGCGCGGCTGATCGACCGCGTGGGCCCCTTCGAGCTCGAGCTGCGGCGCGCGTCGAGCGTGTTCGCCATGCTGGCCGAGGCGATCGTCTACCAGCAGCTCAACGGCCGCGCCGCGGCCACGATCTACGCGCGCGTGTGCGCGCTCTTCCCCGGCGCGCACCGCGGGTTCACGCCGCAGCAGATCTTGCGCGCGTCCGACGCGAAGCTGCGTGGCGCGGGTCTCTCGCGCGCGAAGACACTCGCGCTGCGCGACCTGGCCCGGCGCGCGGCAAAGCACGAGCTGCCGGGGCTTGCCGAGGCGCGCGAGCTCGACGACGCAGTGCTGATCGAGCGACTCACCGAAGTGCGCGGGATCGGCCGCTGGACGGTCGAGATGCTGCTGATCTTCCGGCTGGGGCGGCCCGACGTTCTGCCCGTCGACGACTTTGGCGTGCGCAAGGGCTACGCGCTGGCGTTCGGCAAACGCTCTCTGCCCAAGCCGCGCGAGCTCGCGCGCCTCGGCCAGCGCTGGGCGCCCTACCGCACCGTCGCGGCCTGGTATCTGTGGCGCGCCGCCGCGCTCCAGCCGCGCT